The following are from one region of the Bradyrhizobium sediminis genome:
- the glmS gene encoding glutamine--fructose-6-phosphate transaminase (isomerizing), translating to MCGIVGILGRAPVAEQLVDSLKRLEYRGYDSAGVATLEGEHIERRRAEGKLKNLETRLRAEPLAGHTGIGHTRWATHGKPTENNAHPHATDRVAVVHNGIIENFRELREELEKKGAVFKTETDTEIVLHLVDSYLAKGINPVEAVKASLSRLRGAFALGFIFAGDANLMIGARNGPPLAIGYGKGEMYLGSDAIALGPFTDTISYLEDGDWVVLTRDGAVIYDKHNAVVHREAIKHSASTSLVDKANYRHFMAKEIHEQPEVVGHTLARYVDMATERIALPVKLPFDFKDIQRISIVACGTASYAGYVGKYWIERFGRLPVELDVASEFRYREAPLRKGDLAIFISQSGETADTLAALRYAKAEGVHTLSVVNVATSTIARESETVLQTLAGPEIGVASTKAFTCQLMVLAAIAVAAGKARGELSDADENRLVKGLVEIPRLMAAALSTEPQIEKLAREIAKHKDVVYLGRGTSYPLALEGALKLKEISYIHAEGYAAGELKHGPIALIDENMPVVVIAPHDKVFEKTVSNMQEVAARGGNIILMTDARGAAEATVDSLVTIMLPDMASAFTPMVYAVPVQLLAYHTAVVMGTDVDQPRNLAKSVTVE from the coding sequence ATGTGCGGCATTGTCGGCATTCTCGGACGCGCTCCGGTCGCGGAGCAATTGGTGGATTCGCTCAAGCGCCTTGAATATCGCGGCTACGATTCCGCTGGAGTCGCCACGCTGGAAGGCGAGCACATCGAGCGCCGCCGCGCCGAAGGCAAGCTCAAGAATCTGGAAACCCGGTTGCGCGCCGAACCGCTCGCCGGTCATACCGGCATCGGCCACACGCGCTGGGCCACCCACGGCAAGCCGACCGAGAACAACGCCCATCCGCATGCGACGGATCGTGTCGCCGTGGTCCACAACGGCATCATCGAGAATTTTCGCGAACTGCGCGAAGAGCTCGAGAAGAAGGGCGCGGTCTTCAAGACCGAGACCGACACGGAGATCGTCCTGCACCTCGTCGACAGCTATCTGGCCAAGGGCATCAACCCCGTCGAAGCGGTTAAGGCGTCGCTGTCCCGGCTTCGCGGCGCGTTCGCACTTGGGTTCATTTTCGCAGGCGACGCCAACCTGATGATAGGCGCGCGCAATGGACCGCCGCTCGCCATCGGCTACGGCAAGGGCGAGATGTATCTGGGCTCCGACGCGATCGCGCTCGGCCCATTCACCGACACCATCAGTTATCTCGAGGATGGCGACTGGGTGGTACTGACCCGCGACGGCGCCGTGATCTACGACAAGCACAATGCAGTCGTTCATCGCGAGGCCATCAAGCACTCCGCCTCGACCTCGCTGGTCGACAAGGCCAATTATCGCCACTTCATGGCCAAGGAAATCCACGAGCAGCCGGAAGTGGTCGGCCATACGCTGGCGCGCTACGTCGACATGGCGACCGAACGCATCGCGCTGCCGGTAAAACTGCCGTTCGACTTCAAGGACATCCAGCGCATCTCGATCGTCGCCTGCGGCACCGCGAGCTACGCCGGTTACGTCGGCAAATACTGGATCGAGCGTTTCGGCCGCCTTCCGGTCGAGCTCGATGTTGCCTCCGAATTCCGCTACCGCGAGGCGCCGTTGCGCAAGGGGGATCTGGCGATCTTCATTTCGCAGTCCGGCGAGACCGCCGACACGCTGGCCGCGCTGCGCTACGCCAAGGCGGAGGGCGTGCACACGCTGTCGGTGGTCAACGTGGCGACCTCGACGATCGCCCGTGAAAGCGAGACCGTGCTGCAGACGCTGGCCGGCCCCGAAATCGGCGTCGCCTCGACCAAGGCCTTCACCTGCCAGCTGATGGTGCTGGCCGCGATCGCGGTCGCCGCCGGCAAGGCGCGCGGCGAATTGTCGGACGCAGACGAAAACAGGCTCGTGAAAGGGCTGGTGGAAATTCCGCGGCTGATGGCGGCGGCGCTTTCGACCGAGCCCCAGATCGAGAAGCTGGCGCGCGAGATCGCCAAGCACAAGGACGTGGTCTATCTCGGCCGCGGCACCAGCTATCCGCTGGCGCTGGAAGGCGCGCTGAAGCTGAAGGAAATCTCCTATATCCACGCCGAAGGCTACGCCGCCGGCGAGCTCAAGCACGGCCCGATCGCGCTGATCGACGAGAACATGCCGGTGGTGGTGATCGCGCCGCACGACAAAGTGTTCGAGAAGACCGTCTCCAACATGCAGGAGGTCGCCGCCCGCGGCGGCAACATCATCCTGATGACCGACGCCAGGGGCGCGGCGGAAGCGACCGTGGACTCGCTGGTGACGATCATGCTGCCCGATATGGCCTCGGCCTTTACGCCGATGGTCTATGCCGTTCCGGTGCAGTTGCTGGCCTATCATACCGCCGTGGTCATGGGCACCGACGTCGACCAGCCGCGCAATCTGGCGAAATCGGTGACCGTGGAATAG
- a CDS encoding GIY-YIG nuclease family protein, translated as MKQPCVYIMANKHRGTLYAGVTSDLPRRTFEHREGLVRGFTKKYGCKILVWYEVHDSMIAAITREKQIKAGSRAKKLALIEALNPEWKDLFETLA; from the coding sequence ATGAAACAACCCTGCGTCTACATCATGGCAAACAAGCATCGCGGTACGCTCTACGCCGGTGTCACTTCCGACCTGCCACGACGCACCTTTGAGCATCGCGAGGGATTGGTAAGAGGGTTTACGAAGAAATATGGCTGCAAGATACTCGTCTGGTACGAAGTGCACGACAGCATGATCGCGGCGATCACGCGGGAGAAGCAGATCAAGGCGGGGAGCCGGGCAAAGAAACTGGCCTTGATCGAAGCGTTAAATCCTGAATGGAAGGATCTCTTTGAGACGTTGGCGTGA
- a CDS encoding glycoside hydrolase family 17 protein — MEPISLRTPLALLLISLSAIAAAWWWLATPINLARAPIDPNAKLLCVSYAPFRGDQTPLVPTTHIGPEQIAEDLAQLAKISDCVRTYSIENGLDQVPALAAKVGLKVIQGIWLGSNRLKNLAQISTVVGLTKEYPGVITSVVVGNEVLLRGEMTTSDLVAIIRSVKAQVAVPVTYADVWEYWLRNREVYDAVDFVTIHILPYWEDFPIRAKYAAIHVDSIRKRMAVAFPGKEILIGETGWPSAGRMREAALPSRANQARVVSEILALAKRENFRVNLIEAYDQPWKRQLEGTVGGYWGLIDSVRRAVKYPPGEAITNYPFWKLQMGGGIALAVLVFGAAWLTLRHRPWTPRPAAWVAVAISATSAGILLGIAGDKMVYESYGIGGWLKWGALLAAGIAAPLLATNALMSGRSLPTFLELLGPRDGSPRPLLGMLLAVVLAITTLIGAETALGFVFDPRYKDFPYAALTMAVVPLWTLMALNRPQEGARPIAEAVFAGLLAASALYTGFNEGRDNWQSLWTCAMYFLLAITLWRARGVQSPK, encoded by the coding sequence ATGGAACCGATTTCTCTTCGTACGCCACTGGCGCTTCTCCTGATATCCCTGAGTGCGATCGCCGCCGCCTGGTGGTGGTTGGCCACGCCTATCAATCTGGCGCGCGCGCCGATCGATCCCAACGCCAAGTTGCTGTGCGTGTCCTACGCGCCGTTCCGTGGCGACCAAACGCCGCTGGTGCCGACCACGCATATCGGACCGGAACAGATCGCCGAGGATCTGGCGCAGCTCGCCAAAATTTCCGACTGCGTGCGCACCTATTCGATTGAAAACGGCCTCGACCAGGTTCCGGCGCTCGCCGCCAAGGTCGGGCTGAAGGTCATTCAGGGCATCTGGCTCGGCAGCAACCGCCTGAAAAACCTGGCGCAGATTTCGACCGTGGTCGGCCTGACCAAGGAATATCCCGGTGTCATCACCTCGGTCGTGGTCGGCAACGAAGTGCTGCTGCGCGGCGAGATGACCACCTCCGACCTCGTCGCCATCATCCGCTCGGTCAAGGCGCAGGTCGCCGTTCCCGTCACTTACGCCGATGTCTGGGAATACTGGCTGCGCAACCGCGAAGTCTATGACGCCGTCGACTTCGTCACCATTCACATCCTGCCTTACTGGGAAGACTTCCCGATCCGCGCCAAATATGCCGCGATCCACGTCGACTCCATCCGCAAGCGGATGGCGGTGGCGTTTCCCGGCAAGGAAATCCTGATCGGCGAGACCGGCTGGCCGAGTGCGGGGCGGATGCGCGAGGCGGCGCTGCCGTCGCGCGCCAACCAGGCGCGCGTGGTGTCGGAGATCCTGGCGCTGGCGAAGCGGGAAAACTTCCGCGTCAATCTGATCGAGGCCTACGACCAGCCGTGGAAGCGCCAGCTCGAGGGCACCGTCGGCGGCTACTGGGGCCTGATCGATTCGGTCAGACGCGCCGTGAAGTACCCGCCGGGCGAAGCCATCACCAACTATCCATTCTGGAAGCTGCAGATGGGAGGCGGGATAGCCCTGGCCGTTCTCGTGTTCGGCGCGGCCTGGCTGACGCTGCGCCACCGGCCCTGGACGCCCCGGCCGGCAGCCTGGGTCGCGGTCGCCATATCCGCCACCTCGGCCGGCATCCTGCTCGGGATCGCCGGGGACAAGATGGTTTACGAAAGCTACGGTATCGGCGGCTGGCTCAAATGGGGTGCGCTGCTGGCGGCCGGCATCGCCGCGCCCTTGCTCGCGACCAACGCCTTGATGTCGGGGCGTTCGCTGCCGACCTTCCTGGAACTGCTCGGACCGCGCGACGGCAGCCCCCGCCCGTTGCTGGGCATGCTGCTCGCCGTGGTGCTGGCGATCACCACGCTGATCGGCGCCGAGACCGCGCTCGGCTTCGTGTTCGACCCGCGCTACAAGGATTTTCCCTATGCGGCGCTGACCATGGCGGTGGTGCCGTTGTGGACGCTGATGGCGCTGAACCGCCCGCAGGAGGGCGCCCGCCCGATCGCGGAGGCCGTGTTCGCCGGCCTGCTGGCGGCGTCCGCGCTCTACACCGGGTTCAATGAGGGCAGGGACAACTGGCAGTCGCTGTGGACCTGCGCGATGTATTTCCTGCTGGCGATCACGCTGTGGCGGGCGCGGGGCGTGCAAAGCCCAAAATGA
- a CDS encoding glycosyltransferase: protein MRAVVAVLLFVTAVHAAMWGLLRDKQQAPDFKGILPSVSYAPFEGTGHPDVDNIPSVEKIRADLKTLSRMTRAIRLYSSTGGVELVPPIAAEFGLKVTVGAWIDKNSERNEREIQAAISLAKRNSNVNGVVVGNETIYRGEQKVDDLIELIKQVKKSVNVPVTTGEIWNIWRDNPKLASSVDFIAAHVLPYWENFTDKQAVDQAVYLYGLLREQFPGKRIVIAEFGWPSAGYNLKNAEPGTFEQAVVLRNFVTRAEAIGMEYNIVEAIDQPWKFFEGGVGPYWGILNAAREPKFAWTGPVVNENYWKLATIAVLVGILLSLPILRLAQPTIMQALVLSAASAGVGTWAATVFAYWEGHYFVFGSAFALTLGLILLIPLVLIAMARIEEIAAIAFGRKPRRLIVKGEPVAPATIGESVSFPKVSIHIPAYFEPPEMLKQTLDAVARLDYPNFECVVIINNTPDPEFWQPIQDHCRALGERFVFINAEKVEGFKAGALRIAMARTAVDAEIIGIIDADYVVQPDWLKDLVPVFADPRVGLVQAPQDHRDGDTSLMHYIMNGEYAGFFDIGMVQRNEANAIIVHGTMCLIRRAAMDMAGGWAGDTICEDTDLGLAIIEHGWLTHYTNHRYGHGLLPDTYEAFKKQRHRWAYGGFQIVKKHWRRFLPGASRLSPDQKREFSLGWLNWLGAESLGVLVAILNLIWVPIVAFAGIAIPDKILTLPIIAAFVVSLLHFMILYRLRVPVKWGQMLGAMVAAMSVQWTVSRAVANGLITEHLPFARTSKGGLSRMSIEFQAFWEAVIGVLLLVGAAVLVVTNSQKEVREIYIFAAVLVLESLPFLSAVAIAILESSRINSFEFWRYAGVRSAELIGLRPVAMPTVTGTSQPVASEVRREAS, encoded by the coding sequence ATGCGCGCCGTCGTCGCCGTTCTGTTGTTTGTGACTGCCGTTCACGCTGCCATGTGGGGGCTGCTGCGGGACAAGCAGCAAGCCCCGGACTTCAAGGGCATCCTGCCGAGCGTCTCCTACGCGCCGTTCGAAGGCACCGGGCATCCCGACGTCGACAACATTCCAAGCGTGGAAAAAATCCGCGCCGACCTCAAGACATTGTCGCGGATGACGCGGGCGATCCGGCTTTACTCCTCGACCGGGGGCGTCGAGCTGGTGCCGCCGATCGCCGCGGAATTCGGACTGAAAGTCACCGTCGGCGCCTGGATCGACAAGAATTCCGAACGCAACGAACGCGAGATCCAGGCCGCGATCAGCCTCGCCAAGCGCAACAGCAATGTGAACGGCGTCGTCGTCGGTAACGAGACGATCTACCGCGGCGAGCAGAAGGTCGACGACCTGATCGAACTCATCAAGCAGGTCAAGAAATCGGTCAATGTGCCTGTTACGACTGGTGAAATCTGGAATATCTGGCGCGACAATCCAAAGCTGGCGTCCTCGGTCGACTTCATCGCCGCGCATGTGCTGCCCTATTGGGAAAACTTCACCGACAAGCAGGCGGTGGATCAGGCCGTTTATCTCTATGGGCTGTTGCGCGAACAGTTTCCCGGCAAGCGGATCGTGATCGCCGAATTCGGCTGGCCCAGCGCCGGCTACAATCTGAAGAACGCCGAACCCGGCACCTTCGAGCAGGCCGTGGTGCTGCGCAACTTCGTGACCCGCGCCGAAGCCATCGGCATGGAATACAACATCGTCGAGGCGATCGATCAGCCCTGGAAGTTCTTCGAAGGCGGCGTCGGGCCCTATTGGGGCATTCTCAATGCGGCCCGGGAGCCCAAATTCGCCTGGACCGGCCCGGTCGTGAACGAGAATTACTGGAAACTGGCGACGATAGCGGTGCTGGTCGGCATCCTGCTGTCGCTGCCGATTTTGCGGCTCGCCCAACCCACCATCATGCAGGCGCTGGTGCTGTCGGCGGCGTCCGCCGGCGTCGGCACCTGGGCCGCCACCGTGTTCGCCTATTGGGAAGGCCATTACTTCGTGTTCGGTTCGGCCTTCGCGCTGACGCTGGGATTGATCCTGCTGATCCCGCTGGTGCTGATCGCGATGGCGCGGATCGAGGAAATCGCGGCCATCGCCTTCGGCCGCAAGCCGCGCCGGCTGATCGTCAAGGGCGAGCCCGTGGCGCCGGCGACGATCGGCGAGAGCGTCTCCTTCCCCAAAGTATCGATCCACATCCCCGCATATTTCGAACCGCCCGAGATGCTCAAGCAGACGCTCGATGCGGTGGCGCGGCTGGACTATCCGAACTTCGAATGCGTCGTCATCATCAACAACACGCCGGATCCGGAATTCTGGCAGCCGATCCAGGATCACTGCCGGGCGCTCGGCGAGCGCTTCGTGTTCATCAATGCCGAGAAGGTCGAGGGCTTCAAGGCCGGCGCGCTGCGCATCGCCATGGCGCGCACCGCCGTGGACGCCGAGATCATCGGCATCATCGACGCCGACTATGTGGTGCAGCCGGACTGGCTGAAGGATCTGGTGCCGGTGTTCGCCGATCCGCGCGTCGGCCTCGTGCAGGCGCCGCAGGATCATCGCGACGGCGATACCTCGCTGATGCACTACATCATGAACGGCGAATATGCCGGGTTCTTCGACATCGGCATGGTCCAGCGCAACGAAGCCAACGCGATCATCGTCCACGGCACCATGTGCCTGATCCGGCGCGCGGCGATGGACATGGCCGGCGGCTGGGCCGGCGACACCATTTGCGAGGATACCGATCTCGGCCTCGCCATCATCGAGCACGGCTGGCTGACGCACTATACCAACCACCGCTACGGCCATGGCCTATTGCCCGACACCTATGAGGCCTTCAAGAAGCAGCGCCATCGCTGGGCCTATGGCGGCTTCCAGATCGTCAAGAAGCACTGGCGGCGGTTCCTGCCGGGCGCGAGCCGGCTCTCGCCAGATCAAAAACGCGAATTTTCGCTGGGCTGGCTGAACTGGCTCGGCGCCGAAAGCCTCGGCGTGCTGGTCGCGATCCTCAATCTGATCTGGGTGCCGATCGTGGCGTTTGCCGGCATCGCCATTCCCGACAAGATCCTGACGCTGCCGATCATCGCCGCCTTCGTCGTCTCACTGCTGCATTTCATGATCCTGTACCGGCTGCGGGTGCCGGTGAAATGGGGCCAGATGCTGGGCGCCATGGTCGCGGCGATGTCGGTGCAGTGGACGGTGTCGCGCGCGGTCGCCAACGGCCTGATCACCGAACACCTGCCCTTCGCCCGCACCTCCAAGGGCGGCCTGTCGCGGATGTCGATCGAATTCCAGGCGTTTTGGGAGGCCGTGATCGGCGTGCTGCTCTTGGTCGGCGCCGCTGTGCTGGTGGTCACCAACAGCCAGAAGGAGGTCCGCGAAATCTATATCTTCGCGGCCGTGCTAGTGCTGGAAAGCCTGCCGTTCCTGTCGGCGGTGGCGATCGCCATCCTCGAGAGTTCGCGGATCAATTCGTTCGAGTTCTGGCGCTATGCCGGGGTGCGCAGCGC
- the glmU gene encoding bifunctional UDP-N-acetylglucosamine diphosphorylase/glucosamine-1-phosphate N-acetyltransferase GlmU: protein MTARSSLTIVLAAGEGTRMQSSLPKVLHPVAGQSLLAHVLGAAPKGAGASLAVVIGPDHKAVADEARRVRPDAATFVQRERLGTAHAVLAAREALARGADDLLVVFGDTPLISAETVSRLRAPLKNGAALAVLGFQAADPTGYGRLLVEDGRLVAIREHADATPAERAITLCNAGVMAFDGRRALQILDRIGNANSKGEYYLVDAVAISRDMGLEAIVIETSEDEVRGINTKGQLAEAEQVMQARLRKAALEAGVTMTAPDTVYLAADTSFGKDVTIEPFVVIGPGVSIADGAVIHSFSHIVQSSIGKNTLVGPFARLRPGTSLGDGAKIGNFVETKAATLEAGVKVNHLSYIGDTHVGAKANIGAGTVTCNYDGFSKHKTEIGAGAFVGTNSSLVAPVRIGAGAYIGSGSVITKDVPDDAMAVERSPQTNREGGARRYRELKTRNKAPKA from the coding sequence ATGACTGCTCGTTCCAGCCTCACCATCGTGCTCGCAGCCGGCGAGGGCACGCGCATGCAATCCTCGCTGCCGAAGGTGCTGCATCCCGTGGCGGGCCAGTCGCTGCTGGCGCATGTGCTCGGCGCCGCCCCGAAGGGAGCGGGCGCCTCGCTCGCCGTGGTGATCGGCCCCGACCACAAGGCGGTCGCCGACGAGGCCAGACGCGTTCGCCCCGATGCCGCCACCTTCGTGCAGCGCGAACGTCTCGGCACCGCGCATGCGGTGCTCGCCGCCCGCGAAGCGCTGGCGCGCGGCGCCGACGATCTCCTGGTGGTGTTCGGCGATACGCCGCTGATTTCGGCCGAGACAGTTTCGCGTTTGCGCGCGCCCCTGAAAAACGGCGCGGCGCTGGCGGTGCTCGGCTTTCAAGCTGCCGATCCCACCGGCTACGGCCGGCTGCTGGTCGAGGATGGGCGGCTGGTGGCGATCCGCGAGCACGCGGACGCGACGCCTGCGGAACGCGCGATCACGCTCTGCAATGCCGGCGTGATGGCCTTCGATGGCCGCCGGGCGCTGCAAATCCTCGACCGGATCGGCAATGCCAACAGCAAGGGCGAATATTATCTGGTCGATGCAGTGGCCATCAGCCGGGATATGGGATTGGAGGCGATCGTGATCGAAACCAGCGAGGACGAAGTGCGGGGCATCAACACCAAGGGCCAGCTCGCCGAGGCCGAACAGGTCATGCAGGCGCGGTTACGCAAGGCAGCGCTGGAGGCCGGCGTGACCATGACCGCGCCCGACACGGTCTATCTCGCCGCCGACACGAGCTTCGGCAAGGACGTGACGATCGAGCCGTTCGTGGTGATCGGCCCCGGCGTTTCCATCGCCGACGGCGCGGTGATCCATTCGTTCTCCCACATCGTGCAGTCCTCGATCGGCAAGAACACCTTGGTCGGCCCCTTTGCGCGGCTGCGGCCGGGAACCTCGCTCGGCGATGGCGCCAAGATCGGCAATTTCGTCGAGACCAAGGCGGCGACGCTGGAGGCGGGCGTCAAGGTCAATCACCTCTCCTATATCGGCGACACCCATGTCGGCGCCAAGGCCAACATCGGCGCCGGCACCGTCACTTGCAACTATGACGGCTTCTCCAAGCACAAGACCGAGATCGGCGCGGGCGCCTTCGTCGGCACCAATTCGTCGCTGGTGGCGCCGGTCAGGATCGGCGCCGGCGCCTATATCGGTTCGGGCTCGGTGATCACCAAGGACGTGCCCGACGACGCCATGGCAGTCGAGCGCAGCCCGCAGACCAACCGCGAGGGTGGGGCGAGGCGGTACCGCGAGTTGAAGACGCGCAACAAGGCGCCGAAGGCTTGA
- a CDS encoding DUF502 domain-containing protein, producing the protein MMNSDDLPPPVPEDEVPPEVHSGLMARFRNYFLTGLIVAGPIAITFYLTWWFVTWVDGIVRPFVPLAYRPETYLPFGLPGSGLIVAVFALTLLGFLAANLIGRTLVDLGERLLGRMPVVRAIYRGLKQVFETLFSGQGSSFRRVGLVEFPSPGMWSIVLISQSPSVEIANKLPGQEEHISVFLPCAPNPTTGFFFYVPKSKIVDIQMSAEDAATLIMSCGVVQPGSDQQKKLAALAGMANAARVANSTPLQPEPAKVE; encoded by the coding sequence CTGATGAATTCAGACGATCTGCCTCCGCCCGTGCCCGAGGACGAAGTCCCGCCCGAAGTCCACAGCGGCCTGATGGCCCGATTCCGCAACTACTTCCTGACCGGCCTGATCGTCGCCGGTCCGATCGCGATCACCTTTTATCTGACCTGGTGGTTCGTCACCTGGGTCGACGGCATCGTCCGGCCGTTCGTTCCCCTGGCGTACCGGCCGGAAACCTATCTGCCGTTCGGGCTGCCGGGCTCCGGGCTGATCGTCGCCGTGTTCGCGCTGACGCTGCTCGGCTTCCTCGCCGCCAACCTGATCGGGCGAACCCTGGTCGATCTCGGCGAGCGGCTGCTGGGCCGCATGCCGGTGGTGCGCGCGATCTATCGCGGCCTCAAGCAGGTGTTCGAGACGCTGTTCTCGGGGCAGGGATCGAGCTTCCGCAGGGTAGGCCTGGTCGAATTCCCTTCGCCCGGGATGTGGTCGATCGTGCTGATCTCGCAGTCGCCGAGCGTGGAGATCGCCAACAAGCTACCGGGCCAGGAGGAGCACATCTCGGTGTTCCTGCCCTGCGCGCCGAACCCGACCACCGGCTTCTTCTTCTATGTGCCGAAGAGCAAGATCGTCGATATCCAGATGAGCGCCGAGGACGCCGCGACCCTGATCATGTCCTGCGGCGTGGTGCAGCCCGGCTCCGACCAGCAGAAGAAGCTTGCGGCCTTGGCCGGCATGGCGAACGCCGCACGGGTGGCGAATTCAACCCCGCTGCAGCCGGAACCGGCGAAGGTGGAGTGA
- a CDS encoding beta-1-3, beta-1-6-glucan biosynthesis protein yields the protein MRRRVLQTRNAVLRHLAIPGLVLLIGVGSALAQSGDARAQDPKAPATNPADTAKDDQRKTDQFVEASQAINGPAGNPECVWLGRRMVRLMWLDDLDTAFRHLDLYDRFGCPGGHIQATFRCLTRFGASIDSKVPESLSGRIHACWINPAAQPQAAAAATTAPVATTAGSTVPAASPAPAAAPTK from the coding sequence ATGCGTCGACGGGTGCTTCAGACTAGAAATGCGGTTTTGCGCCACCTCGCCATTCCCGGGCTCGTCCTCCTCATCGGTGTCGGCAGCGCCCTCGCCCAGAGCGGTGATGCCCGCGCCCAGGACCCCAAGGCGCCCGCCACCAATCCCGCCGATACCGCCAAGGACGACCAGCGCAAGACCGACCAGTTCGTCGAGGCGTCGCAGGCCATCAACGGCCCGGCCGGAAACCCGGAATGCGTCTGGCTCGGCCGCCGCATGGTGCGCCTGATGTGGCTCGACGATCTCGATACCGCCTTTCGCCATCTCGATCTCTACGACCGTTTCGGCTGCCCCGGCGGCCACATCCAGGCGACCTTCCGCTGCCTGACCCGGTTCGGCGCGTCGATCGATTCGAAGGTTCCGGAGTCGCTTTCCGGCCGCATTCACGCCTGTTGGATCAATCCGGCGGCGCAACCGCAGGCCGCCGCGGCGGCCACGACAGCTCCGGTCGCCACGACGGCCGGAAGCACAGTGCCTGCGGCCTCACCCGCACCGGCCGCCGCGCCAACGAAATAG